One Gossypium hirsutum isolate 1008001.06 chromosome A11, Gossypium_hirsutum_v2.1, whole genome shotgun sequence genomic window carries:
- the LOC107893191 gene encoding uncharacterized protein isoform X1 produces the protein MGNCQAAEAATVVIHHPGNKIERIYHPVSVNEIMTSNPGHYIALVLTSPTLKTQHGMPLKQLKLLKPDDTLLVGHIYRLISFEVDVMKEFAAKKCTKLGKLLKERGGIGVGMELKRKDLPNASDLKPKLNPKSGNCSSVIKVKQEVNRQGSSGGSRSRYMGRHQGGGGGQWRPALQSIAETGT, from the exons ATGGGAAACTGCCAAGCAGCTGAAGCAGCAACCGTGGTTATTCACCACCCAGGGAACAAGATCGAGAGGATTTACCACCCTGTTAGTGTCAATGAAATCATGACCTCAAATCCAGGGCATTACATTGCACTTGTGCTAACCTCGCCCACGTTGAAAACCCAACATGGGATGCCTTTGAAGCAACTCAAGCTTTTAAAACCAGATGACACACTATTAGTCGGCCATATCTATCGACTCATTAGCTTTGAAG taGATGTTATGAAAGAGTTTGCGGCAAAGAAGTGCACGAAGCTTGGGAAACTGTTGAAAGAAAGAGGAGGGATTGGGGTTGGGATGGAGTTGAAGAGAAAGGATTTGCCCAATGCTTCCGATCTGAAACCCAAACTGAACCCCAAATCTGGGAACTGCAGTTCGGTTATTaag GTGAAGCAGGAAGTTAACAGACAGGGAAGCAGTGGTGGCAGCAGAAGTAGGTATATGGGAAGGCATCAAGGTGGAGGTGGGGGGCAATGGAGGCCAGCTTTGCAGAGCATTGCAGAGACTGGGACTTGA
- the LOC107893191 gene encoding uncharacterized protein isoform X2: MGNCQAAEAATVVIHHPGNKIERIYHPVSVNEIMTSNPGHYIALVLTSPTLKTQHGMPLKQLKLLKPDDTLLVGHIYRLISFEDVMKEFAAKKCTKLGKLLKERGGIGVGMELKRKDLPNASDLKPKLNPKSGNCSSVIKVKQEVNRQGSSGGSRSRYMGRHQGGGGGQWRPALQSIAETGT; encoded by the exons ATGGGAAACTGCCAAGCAGCTGAAGCAGCAACCGTGGTTATTCACCACCCAGGGAACAAGATCGAGAGGATTTACCACCCTGTTAGTGTCAATGAAATCATGACCTCAAATCCAGGGCATTACATTGCACTTGTGCTAACCTCGCCCACGTTGAAAACCCAACATGGGATGCCTTTGAAGCAACTCAAGCTTTTAAAACCAGATGACACACTATTAGTCGGCCATATCTATCGACTCATTAGCTTTGAAG ATGTTATGAAAGAGTTTGCGGCAAAGAAGTGCACGAAGCTTGGGAAACTGTTGAAAGAAAGAGGAGGGATTGGGGTTGGGATGGAGTTGAAGAGAAAGGATTTGCCCAATGCTTCCGATCTGAAACCCAAACTGAACCCCAAATCTGGGAACTGCAGTTCGGTTATTaag GTGAAGCAGGAAGTTAACAGACAGGGAAGCAGTGGTGGCAGCAGAAGTAGGTATATGGGAAGGCATCAAGGTGGAGGTGGGGGGCAATGGAGGCCAGCTTTGCAGAGCATTGCAGAGACTGGGACTTGA